The Mammaliicoccus sciuri genome window below encodes:
- a CDS encoding DUF6038 family protein — MSEKMFKNSMNKLKRVYKLDITRYKSNPSATNSGYSFNLFELELFKILLNTIEDFPVPTSAKKFDDIDLREEALKKNNSQFISYITNISDSIDNIKNDALKAQIYASENYSFTLEWLSAQSKCNDALSSFFNYTNSLDLDKSSKLYRKLAHRIDELLIETLMEDNMTFDNDFNFKQLYKVHQYNKENNPENFIIYNQVKPDDSKYSNVKHEVARYISNEPSIDKYSERNDNKLLDFFIIDILNKLYLSSLNKRINHKIVTYDIQNDDESKIREKLRKKEIVKYPFNVNGYFLGIENDLFSNYQRIINTINQYKNSTFDLLNFESRLDNIINSSKPLISNDKFFHIYKEFYLSLSKFSNLFYTNRQSYIDDGMSPNQVESFLNDLYRIHLLLDKYSFNEDIEPLSKINITELTNAFHLFEEIKSTQIKDEIVSKQVNDLSSWSIAKTLSETLDNLKFQ; from the coding sequence TTGAGTGAAAAAATGTTTAAGAACAGTATGAATAAGCTCAAACGAGTTTATAAGTTAGATATCACTAGATACAAATCCAATCCATCAGCAACTAATAGCGGTTACAGTTTTAACTTATTTGAATTAGAGTTATTTAAAATTTTGCTAAACACTATTGAGGACTTTCCTGTTCCTACATCTGCTAAAAAATTTGATGACATAGATTTAAGAGAGGAGGCATTAAAGAAAAATAATAGTCAATTTATTAGCTATATTACTAATATCAGCGATTCAATTGATAATATTAAAAATGATGCATTAAAAGCGCAAATTTATGCATCTGAAAACTATTCTTTTACTTTAGAATGGCTTAGTGCTCAGTCAAAGTGTAATGATGCATTGTCTTCATTTTTTAATTATACAAATTCTCTAGATTTAGATAAGAGTTCAAAATTATATAGAAAATTAGCACATAGAATTGACGAGTTACTGATTGAAACATTAATGGAAGATAATATGACATTTGATAATGATTTTAACTTCAAGCAACTATATAAAGTTCATCAATATAATAAAGAAAACAATCCCGAAAATTTTATTATATACAACCAAGTAAAACCTGATGATTCCAAGTATTCGAATGTAAAGCATGAAGTAGCTAGATATATATCAAATGAACCAAGTATAGATAAGTATAGTGAACGTAATGATAACAAATTATTAGATTTTTTCATTATTGATATATTAAACAAACTCTACCTTTCAAGTTTAAATAAAAGAATCAATCATAAAATTGTAACTTATGATATACAAAATGATGATGAATCGAAAATCCGTGAAAAATTAAGAAAAAAAGAAATTGTAAAATACCCATTCAACGTTAATGGATACTTTCTCGGTATTGAAAATGACTTATTTTCTAACTATCAAAGAATTATTAATACTATAAATCAATATAAAAACAGTACTTTTGATTTACTAAATTTTGAATCACGTCTAGACAATATAATAAATAGCTCCAAGCCATTAATATCAAACGATAAGTTTTTCCATATTTATAAAGAATTTTATTTGTCATTATCTAAATTTTCTAACCTATTTTATACTAATCGCCAATCTTATATTGATGATGGTATGAGTCCAAATCAAGTAGAGAGCTTCTTAAATGACTTGTATCGAATTCATCTTTTATTAGATAAATATTCATTTAATGAAGATATTGAGCCACTTTCAAAAATAAACATTACCGAATTAACGAACGCTTTCCACTTATTTGAAGAAATAAAATCTACTCAAATTAAAGACGAAATCGTCAGTAAACA